The proteins below come from a single Roseiflexus sp. RS-1 genomic window:
- a CDS encoding acyl-CoA-binding protein, translating to MSSDLETRFTAAAEAATRLPKRPDNETMLQLYALYKQATVGDVSGSRPGGLDFVGQAKYDAWAKLKGVAKDAAMQRYIDLVERLKAGR from the coding sequence ATGAGCAGTGATCTGGAAACCCGATTCACGGCTGCAGCGGAAGCAGCCACGCGCCTGCCGAAGCGTCCCGACAACGAAACAATGCTGCAACTCTACGCACTCTACAAACAGGCGACCGTCGGCGACGTCAGCGGATCGCGCCCGGGAGGACTGGATTTCGTCGGACAGGCGAAGTACGACGCATGGGCAAAACTCAAAGGGGTTGCGAAGGATGCCGCAATGCAGCGGTATATCGACCTGGTCGAGCGGTTGAAGGCAGGGCGGTAG
- a CDS encoding CDP-alcohol phosphatidyltransferase family protein — protein sequence MNPARLRHAFNWREALYPANLLTLARLLMLPAALHAMQRPEQRWRALSILGAAMFTDAVDGAIARRRHEVSPLGKLLDPVADKVMIDATAVTLSRVRGFPWWATTLILGRDVAIILGGLLIYRRRRIIATAHPAGKATTLALTLAMLLYIADGPRSGRPALYAAMAPFALSALVYLRQLIQATGEASD from the coding sequence ATGAATCCTGCACGTTTGCGCCACGCATTCAACTGGCGTGAAGCGCTCTACCCTGCCAACCTGCTGACGCTTGCGCGTCTGCTGATGTTGCCGGCTGCGCTGCATGCCATGCAACGCCCGGAACAACGCTGGCGCGCGCTGAGTATTCTCGGCGCAGCGATGTTCACCGACGCTGTTGACGGCGCGATTGCGCGCCGTCGGCACGAGGTGTCGCCGCTGGGAAAACTGCTCGACCCGGTCGCCGATAAGGTCATGATCGATGCAACGGCGGTGACCCTCTCACGGGTGCGCGGTTTTCCGTGGTGGGCGACGACGCTCATTCTGGGGCGCGATGTTGCGATCATCCTGGGCGGCTTGTTGATCTACCGTCGGCGACGGATCATTGCGACGGCGCATCCTGCCGGGAAAGCAACGACGCTGGCGCTGACGCTGGCAATGTTACTCTACATCGCCGATGGTCCGCGCAGCGGGCGCCCTGCGCTATATGCAGCGATGGCGCCCTTTGCGCTCTCGGCGCTGGTCTACCTGCGCCAGTTGATCCAGGCGACCGGCGAGGCGTCCGATTGA
- a CDS encoding DUF4013 domain-containing protein, producing the protein MEIGKAFSFVTEDEQWITKVLIGGLIQFVPLLGTIAILGYSYRVALNVARGNPRPLPAWGEFGDFLGRGFMALVIQIVYLLPLIVLYGVFAFLTGAAAVAAGDSDAGAGVIGLLGLWCLIPLQSVVALVCGFAALAAIMRYLATDSLGEAFKFGEVIATLRNHIGSFLMILAVGILAGLAAGLGVIACGIGVLFTGFYAQCVIGHVIGQAMQRIFPPQQPVYAAPGYYGPPPGYGPPPSY; encoded by the coding sequence ATGGAAATCGGCAAGGCGTTCAGCTTCGTGACCGAAGACGAACAGTGGATCACCAAGGTGCTGATCGGCGGTCTGATTCAATTCGTGCCGTTGTTGGGAACAATCGCTATTTTGGGGTACTCCTACCGTGTGGCGCTGAATGTGGCGCGCGGCAATCCGCGTCCGCTGCCAGCGTGGGGCGAGTTTGGCGACTTCCTGGGACGAGGTTTCATGGCGCTGGTCATCCAGATCGTGTACCTGCTGCCACTCATCGTGCTCTATGGTGTTTTTGCGTTCCTGACAGGTGCAGCGGCAGTGGCAGCAGGAGACTCGGATGCAGGTGCTGGGGTTATCGGTTTGCTCGGTTTGTGGTGCCTCATTCCGCTCCAATCGGTCGTAGCGCTGGTGTGCGGCTTTGCAGCGCTGGCGGCGATTATGCGCTACCTGGCGACTGACTCGCTCGGTGAGGCGTTCAAGTTTGGCGAGGTGATCGCAACTCTGCGCAATCATATCGGGTCGTTTCTGATGATTCTGGCTGTAGGCATCCTGGCAGGTCTGGCTGCCGGTCTGGGTGTGATCGCCTGCGGTATCGGCGTTCTCTTTACCGGGTTTTATGCGCAGTGCGTGATCGGACACGTGATCGGTCAGGCGATGCAGCGCATCTTCCCGCCGCAGCAACCGGTCTATGCCGCGCCCGGCTACTACGGTCCGCCGCCGGGATACGGACCTCCGCCGTCATACTGA
- a CDS encoding DUF4013 domain-containing protein codes for MNLRTAIRTVHSDPLWWRKILIGGALFMSIIGAPFAGGWIIEYIDNSRKGYATPLPPWFDWSTRWIMGMFAWIIDFLFYVMPLMIAGVLFFCVAFSAVLSNSPGLAGQLFAVLGAILALYLTFVFLSSVSMVGRLIYVQDASPEHAMSMRAMREALRPGARAVYFRARLASLPAYLPAVALGALTFLAASRLTIPGTLLIVALLIWLTLSALLYAHLIVVQIYVAAERELERRGLARVRELV; via the coding sequence ATGAATCTTCGCACTGCTATCCGAACCGTCCACAGCGACCCGCTCTGGTGGCGCAAAATCCTGATCGGTGGCGCGTTATTCATGTCGATCATTGGTGCGCCGTTTGCTGGCGGGTGGATTATCGAGTATATCGATAATTCACGGAAAGGGTATGCCACGCCGCTGCCTCCCTGGTTCGACTGGTCGACGCGCTGGATTATGGGCATGTTCGCCTGGATCATCGATTTTCTGTTCTATGTGATGCCGCTCATGATCGCAGGCGTTCTCTTCTTCTGCGTTGCATTTTCAGCAGTGTTGAGCAACTCGCCCGGGCTTGCCGGGCAATTGTTCGCAGTGCTGGGCGCCATTCTCGCTCTTTACCTGACATTCGTCTTTCTGAGCAGCGTTTCGATGGTGGGGCGTCTGATCTATGTGCAGGACGCTTCGCCGGAGCACGCCATGAGCATGCGCGCCATGCGCGAGGCGTTGCGCCCCGGAGCGCGCGCTGTGTATTTTCGCGCCCGCCTGGCGTCGCTGCCCGCATACCTGCCGGCAGTCGCGCTCGGTGCGCTGACGTTCCTGGCTGCCAGTCGTTTGACCATTCCCGGTACGTTGCTGATTGTGGCGCTGCTGATCTGGTTGACGTTGAGCGCGTTGCTGTATGCGCATCTCATCGTCGTCCAGATCTATGTCGCTGCGGAACGCGAACTCGAACGGCGGGGACTGGCTCGTGTCCGTGAGTTGGTGTAG
- a CDS encoding IS5-like element ISRfsp3 family transposase (programmed frameshift) — MCKYRSIIENPEKLRSMTGLTVEEFHALVPIFHAAFEAYMKRRTIDGRVRYCRRYVSYANSPLPTTEDKLLFILTYLKQNPTQVMHGHLFQMSQSNVSKWVHLLHGALNYALSQQNLLPARTADDLARRLQEEPSCEEPSCEEPSCEEPSCEEPSCEEPSCEEPSCEEPSHATKAPPFFIHDGVERPIRRPSDKVDRELYYSGKKKRHTLKNVLIIDEFGSIHFLSDTYEGRVHDKCIADEAGYTLPNASILYQDAGFQGFTLPGVQIMQPKKKPRNGTLTPQEKEENRRISSVRVRIEHVIGDIKRYRIIHDIIRFSCSEFRDMVMETCCGLHNFRIWLKRKKQSKNQNES, encoded by the exons ATGTGTAAGTATCGATCCATTATCGAAAATCCGGAGAAATTACGCTCTATGACCGGACTGACCGTTGAAGAGTTCCACGCGCTGGTTCCGATCTTCCACGCCGCATTTGAAGCGTATATGAAACGTCGCACGATTGATGGCCGCGTCCGATATTGTCGTCGCTACGTCTCGTATGCAAACTCGCCGCTTCCGACAACAGAAGATAAATTGCTCTTTATTTTGACCTACTTAAAACAAAACCCAACGCAAGTGATGCACGGACACCTCTTTCAAATGAGCCAATCAAACGTAAGCAAATGGGTGCATCTTTTGCACGGAGCGCTGAACTATGCGCTTTCACAGCAAAATCTCCTGCCTGCGCGCACTGCCGACGACCTGGCGAGGCGATTGCAGGAAGAACCGTCGTGTGAAGAACCGTCGTGTGAAGAACCGTCGTGTGAAGAACCGTCGTGTGAAGAACCGTCGTGTGAAGAACCGTCGTGTGAAGAACCGTCGTGTGAAGAACCGTCGCATGCGACAAAAGCGCCCCCCT TTTTTATCCATGACGGCGTAGAACGTCCCATTCGCCGTCCAAGCGACAAAGTCGACCGGGAGTTGTATTACAGCGGTAAGAAGAAACGACATACGCTTAAGAACGTTCTCATCATTGATGAGTTTGGCTCTATTCACTTTTTGAGTGACACCTACGAAGGAAGGGTCCACGATAAATGTATTGCGGATGAAGCGGGATACACCCTTCCAAACGCGAGCATTCTCTATCAAGACGCCGGATTTCAAGGATTTACCCTGCCTGGCGTCCAGATTATGCAGCCAAAGAAGAAGCCGCGCAATGGAACCCTCACGCCGCAGGAAAAGGAGGAAAACCGGCGTATCTCATCCGTTCGCGTTCGTATTGAACATGTTATCGGCGATATCAAGCGGTATCGAATCATTCACGACATTATCCGCTTCAGTTGTTCCGAATTTCGGGATATGGTCATGGAAACATGTTGCGGGCTGCATAACTTCCGAATTTGGCTGAAACGCAAAAAGCAGTCCAAAAATCAAAACGAATCTTGA
- a CDS encoding isoaspartyl peptidase/L-asparaginase family protein — MSLALIVHGGAWDIPDDEVAPHLAGCRRALAAGWEALTNGRSALDAVEIAVRIMEDDPTFDAGVGSVLNRDGLVELDAAIMDGATLRSGAVAAVRGIRNPISLARRVLESEAALLVGRGAERFADTVGIERCADEDMIVPRERARWEELRRLAAYRTPDAFQRPPGEVAGLRGIVAGGDHAPDHPGLRIQHPGDTVGAVALDRYGNLAAAVSTGGTPFKLPGRVGDTPLIGAGLYADVQTGGCASTGWGESIIKVLLAKTATDFLGAGYAPVEAARAAIERLEQRVHGLGGVILIDVRGRVGYAFNTPRMAYAYRVEGGAEVAGV; from the coding sequence GTGTCGCTCGCTCTGATCGTCCATGGCGGCGCGTGGGACATTCCCGACGACGAGGTGGCGCCGCACCTGGCAGGATGCCGTCGTGCGCTGGCTGCCGGATGGGAAGCGCTGACGAACGGTCGCAGCGCGCTCGATGCTGTTGAGATTGCAGTGCGTATCATGGAGGACGATCCAACGTTCGACGCCGGCGTCGGTTCGGTGCTCAACCGTGATGGTCTGGTTGAACTCGATGCCGCAATCATGGACGGCGCGACGTTACGATCAGGCGCCGTCGCAGCAGTGCGCGGCATTCGCAACCCGATCTCACTGGCGCGTCGCGTCCTCGAAAGCGAAGCGGCGCTGCTGGTTGGTCGCGGCGCCGAACGTTTCGCCGATACGGTGGGCATTGAACGTTGCGCCGACGAGGATATGATCGTGCCGCGTGAACGCGCCCGTTGGGAAGAACTGCGCCGTCTGGCAGCATACCGCACGCCGGACGCCTTTCAGCGCCCGCCGGGTGAGGTTGCCGGTCTGCGCGGCATCGTAGCGGGTGGTGATCACGCGCCCGACCACCCCGGTCTGCGCATCCAGCACCCCGGCGACACTGTCGGCGCTGTGGCGCTCGACCGCTACGGGAACCTGGCTGCCGCCGTCTCGACCGGCGGCACGCCGTTCAAACTGCCGGGTCGCGTCGGTGATACGCCGTTGATCGGCGCCGGTCTGTATGCCGATGTGCAGACCGGCGGATGCGCATCGACCGGATGGGGCGAGTCGATCATAAAGGTATTACTGGCGAAGACCGCCACCGATTTCCTGGGCGCCGGGTACGCGCCCGTCGAGGCGGCGCGCGCTGCAATCGAACGGCTCGAACAACGTGTCCATGGATTAGGGGGCGTCATCCTGATCGACGTGCGCGGTCGGGTAGGATATGCGTTCAATACGCCGCGGATGGCGTATGCGTATCGTGTCGAAGGTGGAGCAGAAGTAGCAGGAGTATGA